The Chaetodon trifascialis isolate fChaTrf1 chromosome 17, fChaTrf1.hap1, whole genome shotgun sequence genome has a segment encoding these proteins:
- the LOC139345511 gene encoding trypsin-3-like isoform X1 translates to MKALVFLALLGAAFAAAEDDKIVGGYECPRHSVPYQVSLNAGYHFCGGSLISSQWVVSAAHCYKSRLQVRLGEHNIAVNEGTEQWIDAAKLIRHPQYNSYNLDNDIMLIKLSRPATLNSYVQTVALPSRCPAADENCLVSGWGNTSANGNNYPDRLQCLRQPIIDDRICRNAYPHLFTANMICSGFMHGGASSCQGDSGGPLVCNGQLQGVVSWGYDCAMPGHPSVYARVCRYNSWISTVMRNN, encoded by the exons ATGAAGGCCCTGGTATTCCTGGCTTTGCTTGGAGCAGCAT TTgctgcagctgaggatgatAAGATTGTTGGCGGGTATGAGTGTCCCAGACACTCTGTTCCCTACCAGGTGTCTCTGAACGCTGGATACCACTTCTGTGGTGGATCCCTGATCTCCAGCCAGTGGGTGgtctctgctgctcactgctacAAGTC CCGTCTCCAGGTCCGTCTTGGTGAGCACAACATCGCTGTGAATGAAGGCACCGAGCAGTGGATCGATGCCGCCAAGCTGATCAGACACCCGCAGTACAACAGCTACAACCTGGACAACGACATCATGCTGATCAAACTGAGCCGCCCCGCCACCCTCAACAGCTACGTCCAGACCGTGGCCCTGCCCTCCCGTTGCCCCGCGGCCGACGAGAACTGCCTGGTGTCCGGGTGGGGCAACACGTCCGCCAACGGCA ACAACTATCCTGACAGGCTGCAGTGCCTGAGGCAGCCCATCATCGATGACAGGATCTGCAGGAACGCCTACCCCCACCTCTTCACCGCAAACATGATTTGTTCCGGATTCATGCATGGAGGTGCCAGCAGCTGCCAA GGAGACTCTGGTGGTCCTCTGGTGTGTAATGGTCAGCTGCAGGGAGTCGTCTCCTGGGGTTATGACTGCGCCATGCCGGGACATCCCAGTGTCTATGCCCGTGTGTGCCGCTACAACAGCTGGATCAGCACCGTCATGAGAAACAACTAA
- the LOC139345511 gene encoding serine protease 1-like isoform X2: MKALVFLALLGAAFAAAEDDKIVGGYECPRHSVPYQVSLNAGYHFCGGSLISSQWVVSAAHCYKSRLQVRLGEHNIAVNEGTEQWIDAAKLIRHPQYNSYNLDNDIMLIKLSRPATLNSYVQTVALPSRCPAADENCLVSGWGNTSANGSKLQCLRQPIIDDRICRNAYPHLFTANMICSGFMHGGASSCQGDSGGPLVCNGQLQGVVSWGYDCAMPGHPSVYARVCRYNSWISTVMRNN, encoded by the exons ATGAAGGCCCTGGTATTCCTGGCTTTGCTTGGAGCAGCAT TTgctgcagctgaggatgatAAGATTGTTGGCGGGTATGAGTGTCCCAGACACTCTGTTCCCTACCAGGTGTCTCTGAACGCTGGATACCACTTCTGTGGTGGATCCCTGATCTCCAGCCAGTGGGTGgtctctgctgctcactgctacAAGTC CCGTCTCCAGGTCCGTCTTGGTGAGCACAACATCGCTGTGAATGAAGGCACCGAGCAGTGGATCGATGCCGCCAAGCTGATCAGACACCCGCAGTACAACAGCTACAACCTGGACAACGACATCATGCTGATCAAACTGAGCCGCCCCGCCACCCTCAACAGCTACGTCCAGACCGTGGCCCTGCCCTCCCGTTGCCCCGCGGCCGACGAGAACTGCCTGGTGTCCGGGTGGGGCAACACGTCCGCCAACGGCAGTAA GCTGCAGTGCCTGAGGCAGCCCATCATCGATGACAGGATCTGCAGGAACGCCTACCCCCACCTCTTCACCGCAAACATGATTTGTTCCGGATTCATGCATGGAGGTGCCAGCAGCTGCCAA GGAGACTCTGGTGGTCCTCTGGTGTGTAATGGTCAGCTGCAGGGAGTCGTCTCCTGGGGTTATGACTGCGCCATGCCGGGACATCCCAGTGTCTATGCCCGTGTGTGCCGCTACAACAGCTGGATCAGCACCGTCATGAGAAACAACTAA
- the LOC139345770 gene encoding small ribosomal subunit protein eS19, whose product MPSVTVKDVNQQEFVRALSAFLKKSGKLKVPEWVDTVKLARHKELAPCDDNWFYTRAASTARHLYLRGGVGVGSMIKVYGGRQRNGVCPAHFSVGSRNVARKVLQALEGLKMVEKDPNGGRRLTPQGQRDLDRIAGQVASANKKQRSLQSAI is encoded by the exons ATGCCCAGTGTCACGGTGAAAGACGTCAACCAGCAGGAGTTTGTCAGGGCTCTGTCAGCTTTCCTCAAAAA GTCTGGCAAACTGAAAGTCCCAGAGTGGGTTGACACCGTGAAGCTTGCCAGGCATAAGGAGCTGGCTCCCTGTGATGACAACTGGTTTTACACCAGAGCAG CATCCACAGCTCGTCACCTGTACCTGCGAGGGGGGGTTGGCGTGGGCTCCATGATCAAGGTCTACGGAGGGCGTCAGAGGAACGGCGTATGCCCTGCCCACTTCAGCGTGGGCTCCAGGAATGTGGCGAGGAAAGTCCTTCAGGCTCTGGAGGGCCTCAAGATGGTGGAGAAGGACCCAAACGG TGGACGGAGACTTACCCCTCAGGGCCAGAGAGATCTGGATAGGATTGCTGGTCAG GTTGCCTCAGCAAACAAGAAACAGCGAAGTTTACAAAGCGCCATCTGA